Proteins from one Pongo abelii isolate AG06213 chromosome 7, NHGRI_mPonAbe1-v2.0_pri, whole genome shotgun sequence genomic window:
- the LOC100459540 gene encoding LOW QUALITY PROTEIN: zinc finger HIT domain-containing protein 1 (The sequence of the model RefSeq protein was modified relative to this genomic sequence to represent the inferred CDS: substituted 2 bases at 2 genomic stop codons), translated as MTSILLQIHSQDPGQQWVLDWATXQRRINWQLEVLENDNFQDDPHVGLPQLSKRLPQFDNDADTRQXKKKTRGDHFQLRFQKNFQALLEEQNLSVAKGPNYLIACAESLSWPQRSFCAVCSFPSPYTCVSCGAWYCTMCCLGTHQETRCLKWTM; from the coding sequence TCCACTCCCAGGACCCTGGGCAGCAGTGGGTGCTGGATTGGGCCACCTGACAGCGTCGCATCAACTGGCAGCTAGAGGTCCTGGAGAATGACAACTTCCAGGACGACCCCCATGTGGGACTCCCTCAGCTCAGCAAGAGACTGCCACAGTTCGATAATGATGCAGACACCAGACAGTAAAAGAAGAAAACCCGAGGTGATCATTTTCAACTTCGCTTCCAAAAAAACTTTCAGGCCCTGCTGGAGGAGCAGAACTTGAGTGTGGCCAAGGGCCCCAACTACCTGATAGCCTGTGCAGAGTCCCTGTCGTGGCCACAGCGCTCCTTCTGTGCTGTCTGCAgcttcccctccccctacacctGTGTCAGCTGTGGTGCCTGGTATTGCACCATGTGCTGTCTGGGGACCCACCAGGAGACCAGATGTCTGAAGTGGACCATGTGA